One genomic segment of Candidatus Thermoplasmatota archaeon includes these proteins:
- a CDS encoding CBS domain-containing protein, with translation MVIARDVMSGYVVTAGESETIGEVAAKLSKHRISGLPVVNLHEELVGMISESDIIRRFTNLVTESTGRKLLTSLAESLDLLTTLCKKNHEKGEKVFMDLRETPVSEVMTKTIIAAEPDDTIQRVAELMTTNNVNRVPIVDHGKLVGIVGRADIVKRVQSMDMTIAPKV, from the coding sequence ATGGTGATCGCGAGAGACGTGATGAGCGGCTACGTTGTTACCGCCGGAGAATCCGAGACCATCGGCGAAGTCGCCGCCAAGCTGTCCAAACACAGAATAAGCGGTCTTCCTGTGGTGAACCTCCATGAGGAGCTCGTTGGGATGATAAGCGAGTCCGATATCATCAGGCGTTTCACTAACTTGGTCACAGAATCCACTGGAAGGAAGCTCCTCACCAGCCTCGCCGAATCGCTGGACTTGCTCACGACTCTGTGCAAGAAAAACCACGAGAAGGGAGAGAAGGTCTTCATGGACCTCAGAGAGACCCCAGTGTCCGAGGTCATGACGAAAACGATCATCGCGGCCGAACCCGATGACACGATCCAGAGGGTCGCCGAACTGATGACCACCAACAACGTGAATAGAGTTCCCATCGTCGACCATGGGAAGCTCGTCGGAATCGTTGGCCGAGCGGACATAGTCAAACGGGTACAGTCCATGGACATGACGATCGCCCCAAAGGTGTAG
- a CDS encoding class I SAM-dependent methyltransferase, with product MGDDAFGKAFMDFYLGNESELVFERDDGYSNSSEVPHYFREPEGFPPCEKDALSYVKSKVLDIGCGAGRHSVWLQEEGFDVTSVDCSPLALELCRRRGLEELVQGEVHHMPFGKGVFDTIVLLGNGFGLAGRLEDTIDLLRRLREIAKDDAVVITDSRNYALTRKKAHLEYHEANRRRGRPAGEVKIRAKCGSEISNWFYLLMVTPREMEEVCEKGGWKVKEFFEGVDPVFGAVLEKSRP from the coding sequence ATGGGCGATGACGCCTTCGGCAAGGCATTCATGGATTTCTACTTGGGCAATGAGTCGGAGCTCGTCTTCGAGAGGGATGATGGCTACTCCAACTCGTCCGAGGTTCCGCACTACTTCCGCGAACCAGAGGGATTCCCGCCATGTGAGAAGGACGCTCTCTCATACGTCAAATCAAAGGTCCTGGATATCGGATGCGGGGCGGGGAGGCATTCCGTTTGGCTGCAGGAAGAGGGCTTTGACGTGACGAGCGTCGACTGCTCTCCTCTCGCCCTTGAGCTGTGCAGGAGAAGGGGCTTGGAAGAGCTAGTTCAAGGCGAGGTGCATCACATGCCTTTCGGGAAGGGCGTCTTCGACACCATCGTGTTGCTCGGGAACGGCTTTGGCTTGGCCGGGAGGCTCGAGGACACGATCGACCTCTTGAGAAGATTGCGCGAGATTGCGAAGGATGACGCCGTTGTCATCACCGATTCCAGGAACTACGCTCTGACGAGGAAGAAGGCACATCTCGAGTATCATGAAGCGAACCGCAGGAGGGGAAGACCCGCCGGAGAGGTCAAGATCAGGGCGAAGTGCGGGTCCGAGATCTCCAACTGGTTCTATCTGCTGATGGTTACTCCGCGGGAGATGGAAGAAGTGTGCGAGAAGGGCGGATGGAAGGTGAAGGAATTCTTCGAAGGCGTGGACCCCGTATTCGGTGCCGTTCTGGAGAAGTCTAGGCCCTGA
- a CDS encoding GAF domain-containing protein, whose translation MEHTHDMGIGDRMSGAYTEVLKKIGDFLKTGDDPTELYQDVCDVLQSSLDHYTWVGIYAIEGDDLVLQAYKGPKATEHTRIPIGKGVCGLAARTAETVVVPDVSQDDRYLECFPSTKAEIVVPIKYIDDVFGEIDVDSDRLDPFTDEDSKFLRMVADQLAAVVKKLRA comes from the coding sequence TTGGAGCACACGCACGACATGGGCATCGGGGACAGGATGAGCGGCGCGTACACCGAAGTGCTCAAGAAGATCGGTGACTTCCTGAAGACAGGAGACGACCCCACGGAGCTCTACCAGGACGTGTGCGACGTGCTCCAATCGAGCCTTGACCACTACACGTGGGTGGGCATCTACGCGATAGAGGGCGACGACCTAGTTCTGCAGGCATACAAGGGACCGAAGGCGACGGAACACACGAGGATCCCGATAGGGAAGGGCGTCTGCGGGCTGGCCGCGCGGACGGCCGAGACCGTCGTCGTCCCGGACGTCTCCCAGGATGATAGATACCTGGAGTGCTTTCCGAGCACCAAGGCCGAGATCGTGGTTCCCATCAAGTACATAGACGATGTGTTCGGGGAGATCGACGTGGACAGTGACCGCCTCGACCCATTCACGGATGAAGACAGCAAGTTCCTGCGCATGGTCGCGGACCAGCTGGCAGCGGTCGTGAAGAAGCTCAGGGCCTAG
- a CDS encoding epoxyqueuosine reductase QueH — translation MKRLLLHTCCAPCSTWSVEALKSEYDITCFFYNPNIQPEEEYLMRLSDERRFCSHIGVDLLEGEYDVEKWESEIRGHEDDPEGGERCRICYGMRLLETGRRAAKGGFDAFTTTLTISPHKNASVINSLGEDIAVRIGVPFVPLDLKKRDGFKKSIEMSREADLHRQDFCGCVYSRRDHPGVQ, via the coding sequence GTGAAAAGGCTGCTTCTCCACACGTGCTGCGCTCCTTGCTCCACATGGTCCGTCGAGGCCCTCAAGAGCGAGTACGATATCACTTGTTTCTTCTACAACCCCAACATCCAGCCCGAGGAGGAGTACCTTATGCGTCTCTCCGATGAGAGGAGGTTCTGCTCACACATCGGTGTCGATTTGCTGGAAGGGGAATATGACGTTGAGAAGTGGGAGTCGGAGATCAGAGGTCATGAGGACGATCCCGAGGGTGGTGAGCGTTGCAGGATCTGCTATGGGATGCGCCTGCTGGAGACGGGAAGACGGGCCGCCAAGGGCGGGTTCGACGCATTCACGACGACGCTCACAATCAGTCCTCACAAGAACGCCAGCGTCATAAACTCATTGGGAGAGGATATCGCCGTGAGAATCGGGGTCCCCTTCGTTCCGCTGGACCTGAAGAAGCGGGATGGGTTCAAGAAGAGTATCGAGATGAGTCGCGAGGCCGACCTGCACAGGCAGGATTTCTGCGGGTGCGTGTACAGCCGGCGGGACCATCCTGGCGTTCAATAG